In Alteromonas naphthalenivorans, one DNA window encodes the following:
- a CDS encoding hydroxymethylglutaryl-CoA reductase, whose protein sequence is MAKIPRSKFYDQSSNDYTAEMAATRREFVKDKTGAEMNHVGTFSIKPDTLPGNIEHFTGVAQVPIGLAGPLVIKGVDAQGEFYVPMATTEGTLVASYNRGMRLTAESGGVKTTVIDDAMQRAPVFVFEDARAALAFGKWVTDNFELIKAKAEETTSVGKLRDIEQYAVSKMRWLRFNFTCGDAAGQNMVSKATRHACQWMQAQHIAGLEHFALSGNLDTDKKHSFVNSLHTRGKRVVAETTIPADLMKSLMHCSPDALFKQRQLSNMGAFVAGSVSNGAHFANGITALFIACGQDVANVAESSAGYTYSEITPNGDYYFSITIPSLVVASYGGGTGLATQRECLETLGCYGNGRVNKLAEIIAATVLCGELSLGAAVVADEWVSSHDEYGRNRP, encoded by the coding sequence ATGGCTAAGATCCCACGAAGCAAATTCTATGACCAGAGCTCCAACGATTACACCGCTGAAATGGCGGCAACACGTCGGGAGTTTGTGAAAGATAAAACTGGCGCTGAAATGAATCATGTAGGTACCTTCTCAATTAAGCCAGATACTTTGCCGGGTAATATAGAACACTTCACCGGTGTCGCCCAAGTGCCTATTGGGTTAGCAGGCCCGCTGGTCATTAAGGGTGTAGATGCTCAAGGGGAGTTTTATGTTCCAATGGCAACTACCGAAGGGACGCTAGTTGCCAGTTACAACCGGGGTATGCGGTTAACTGCTGAATCGGGTGGGGTTAAAACTACGGTTATTGATGATGCCATGCAGCGGGCGCCGGTATTTGTGTTTGAAGATGCGCGCGCGGCACTAGCATTCGGAAAATGGGTCACTGACAACTTCGAACTAATTAAAGCCAAAGCAGAAGAAACGACTTCGGTAGGTAAGCTGCGCGATATCGAGCAGTATGCCGTATCTAAAATGCGTTGGTTACGTTTTAACTTTACCTGTGGCGATGCGGCAGGGCAGAACATGGTTAGCAAGGCCACGCGACATGCTTGCCAATGGATGCAAGCGCAACACATAGCTGGGCTTGAACACTTCGCCCTATCGGGTAATTTAGATACCGACAAAAAACACTCCTTTGTGAATTCGCTACATACCCGAGGTAAGCGTGTGGTGGCCGAGACCACTATCCCTGCTGATTTAATGAAATCATTAATGCATTGCTCACCGGATGCCTTATTCAAGCAGCGCCAGTTGTCTAACATGGGGGCATTTGTGGCAGGGAGCGTGAGTAATGGAGCCCACTTTGCCAATGGCATTACTGCACTGTTTATAGCCTGCGGCCAAGATGTCGCAAATGTAGCCGAATCATCAGCAGGGTATACCTACAGTGAAATTACCCCGAATGGCGATTATTATTTTTCTATTACCATCCCTTCACTCGTCGTAGCATCTTATGGCGGCGGTACTGGGTTAGCTACGCAGCGAGAGTGCTTAGAAACGCTAGGGTGTTATGGTAACGGCCGCGTGAATAAGTTAGCTGAAATTATTGCTGCTACCGTGTTGTGCGGCGAGCTATCGCTAGGTGCGGCGGTGGTGGCAGATGAGTGGGTATCCAGTCATGATGAATATGGTCGCAATCGGCCATAG
- a CDS encoding alpha/beta hydrolase, with the protein MTFSTSTSGASTHNTDTAKLSYESSLTVPAKTVPLPSAASEELKSAISQYPIPSVDEVVNNTPQSIEQWRELIQIRNADQKKKIKKMRKQFDVDVSLEKINGVPVRRLTPKTIAPEFKDKVFIDAHGGAYVFFSGLPSIEESLLIAHRVGITVISIDYRMPPHAPFPAALNDVVSVYSSLATEHGAQNLLIGGTSAGAGLVLSAVQTLIADKQPLPSAVYAGTPWADLTKTGDTLYTNEGVDRILVTYQGFLEAAANLYAGNERLTHPSISPLYGNFAGFPPTFLISGTRDMFLSDTVRVNRKLRDAKVRTQLEVFEGLSHADYVVAYETPESLTVYQELKQFLLSVCTKNCN; encoded by the coding sequence ATGACCTTTTCGACTTCTACATCTGGGGCTTCTACCCACAACACTGATACGGCCAAATTGTCTTATGAATCTTCGTTAACCGTGCCAGCTAAAACGGTTCCGCTGCCAAGTGCTGCAAGCGAGGAACTTAAAAGCGCGATTTCTCAATACCCCATACCGTCAGTTGATGAAGTCGTTAACAACACGCCTCAATCTATAGAGCAGTGGCGTGAATTGATTCAAATAAGGAATGCAGATCAGAAAAAGAAAATCAAAAAAATGCGCAAGCAGTTTGATGTTGATGTGTCTTTGGAAAAAATTAACGGCGTACCGGTGAGGCGGCTGACGCCAAAAACAATTGCACCTGAATTTAAAGACAAGGTGTTTATTGACGCACACGGGGGCGCTTACGTGTTTTTTTCTGGGTTGCCTAGCATAGAAGAAAGCTTATTAATCGCCCACAGAGTGGGTATTACAGTGATTAGTATCGATTATAGAATGCCACCTCATGCTCCATTTCCAGCTGCACTTAACGATGTCGTGTCGGTTTATAGCAGCTTGGCTACAGAACATGGCGCACAGAACCTATTGATAGGTGGTACGTCTGCAGGAGCAGGTTTAGTCCTCTCAGCCGTGCAAACGCTTATTGCAGATAAACAACCATTGCCTTCAGCGGTGTATGCGGGCACCCCTTGGGCAGATTTGACGAAAACCGGGGATACTCTTTATACCAATGAAGGTGTTGATCGTATTTTGGTGACATACCAAGGATTTTTGGAAGCAGCGGCTAATCTATATGCTGGAAACGAAAGGTTAACCCATCCCTCTATTTCCCCGCTTTATGGAAACTTTGCTGGCTTCCCGCCTACGTTTTTAATATCAGGCACGCGAGATATGTTTCTAAGCGATACGGTTCGAGTAAATCGTAAGTTACGTGATGCGAAAGTTCGAACACAATTGGAAGTTTTCGAAGGGTTATCCCATGCCGATTACGTTGTCGCTTATGAAACCCCAGAGTCTCTCACTGTATACCAAGAGCTTAAGCAGTTTCTACTTAGTGTGTGTACTAAAAATTGCAACTAA
- a CDS encoding sodium:solute symporter, translating into MNFIDFTVVAIYLMGLLIMGFVFRKQVSKKDYFLANRQLGWKPLSLSIMATQLSAVSFISAPAFVGLREDGGLIWLSYELALPLAMLALLYFILPTLYRSGVVSVYDFLEQRFGRSSRVLISVVFQISRSFATAIMIYAISIILQSTMGLAFWQSVLLIGVITLIYSLQGGMKAVVYGDAVQMVLIVAGALVCLGFGLYHIGGWTSFLEQVQPERLSTLNTSSYGFDGEGFGLLPMIFGGIVLYASYYGCDQSEAQRSLSAKSLGDLKKIIMAASFLRFPITLIYCFAGLIIGTLALTTPEFLAQIPEDQPDWLMPIFIVNYLPNGILGLLLVAILAAAMSSLSSAINSLAAVSVEDYCRVVGKTLSPESTLQVAKYTGMFWGLLTLSLSFVVDDIAPTIIEAINKIGSVCFGPILATFFLGVCTKHLLAKQVNTGLIAGVLVNIYLWLAQPDVFWFWWNVTGFLTALSVSLGVYWLSHKKFKQPFIRTRQDVLTKTNMAALITWCVVLIGICIALPVMLIQ; encoded by the coding sequence ATGAATTTCATCGATTTCACGGTAGTGGCTATCTACCTCATGGGTTTATTAATCATGGGGTTTGTGTTTCGAAAACAAGTGAGTAAAAAGGATTACTTTCTTGCCAATCGACAGCTGGGCTGGAAACCTCTGTCTCTTTCTATTATGGCCACGCAGCTATCTGCCGTTAGCTTTATTTCGGCGCCCGCTTTTGTGGGGCTAAGAGAAGATGGTGGCCTTATTTGGTTGTCATACGAGCTGGCCCTTCCCCTTGCCATGCTAGCCCTACTCTATTTTATCTTACCGACTTTGTATCGTTCTGGCGTAGTCAGTGTTTATGACTTTTTAGAGCAACGCTTTGGCCGCTCTTCCCGGGTGCTCATTAGCGTGGTGTTTCAAATAAGCCGTTCTTTTGCCACCGCTATTATGATCTACGCCATTTCGATTATCTTGCAAAGCACGATGGGCTTAGCGTTCTGGCAAAGCGTGTTACTTATTGGTGTTATTACCCTTATTTATTCCCTTCAAGGGGGCATGAAAGCGGTGGTGTATGGTGACGCTGTGCAAATGGTATTAATAGTTGCAGGGGCATTGGTGTGTTTAGGCTTTGGGCTATACCACATAGGCGGTTGGACAAGCTTTCTTGAGCAGGTTCAGCCCGAACGACTCTCTACACTAAACACATCATCTTATGGTTTTGATGGTGAAGGCTTCGGCCTACTGCCCATGATTTTTGGTGGCATCGTGTTATACGCTTCGTATTACGGCTGCGACCAATCAGAAGCCCAGCGTTCGCTGTCGGCTAAGAGCCTAGGCGATTTGAAGAAAATTATCATGGCTGCCAGCTTCTTACGTTTCCCTATCACGTTAATTTACTGCTTTGCAGGGTTAATCATTGGCACATTAGCACTGACGACCCCAGAATTTCTTGCTCAAATTCCTGAGGACCAACCCGATTGGCTGATGCCTATCTTCATTGTTAATTACCTTCCAAACGGCATTCTAGGGTTATTGTTGGTGGCTATTTTAGCCGCGGCCATGTCCTCTTTAAGTTCAGCAATTAATAGCTTAGCGGCGGTATCTGTTGAAGATTATTGTCGAGTTGTAGGCAAAACATTGTCACCAGAAAGTACCCTTCAAGTGGCAAAGTACACTGGCATGTTTTGGGGCTTGCTTACATTGAGTTTGTCCTTTGTGGTAGATGATATTGCCCCAACTATTATAGAGGCCATCAACAAGATTGGCTCAGTCTGCTTTGGTCCTATTTTGGCTACATTTTTCTTAGGCGTGTGTACAAAACACCTTTTGGCAAAGCAGGTTAATACTGGGCTTATTGCGGGTGTATTGGTAAATATTTATTTGTGGCTCGCCCAGCCAGACGTTTTTTGGTTTTGGTGGAACGTGACTGGCTTTTTGACCGCGCTTAGTGTTTCTCTTGGAGTGTACTGGCTTAGTCACAAAAAGTTTAAACAACCCTTTATCAGAACCCGCCAAGATGTACTCACCAAAACCAATATGGCGGCCCTAATTACTTGGTGTGTTGTGCTTATTGGTATATGTATCGCCTTACCTGTGATGCTTATTCAATGA
- a CDS encoding membrane protein produces the protein MASPKFHMAVRKYHRWLGFFLAGIMAIYAISGVLLIFRPTDFLKFDKTEVRQLSLDLNGKQVASKIKVKGLKVVEENDTQVVLNMGTYDKADGVATITRKDYPLVLAKMVKLHKATNNSPLFWLNISFGVALLFFVISAFLMFMPKLPMYKNGLKIAGLGAVVAVLVVMFGS, from the coding sequence ATGGCATCACCAAAATTTCATATGGCCGTCCGTAAATATCACCGATGGTTAGGCTTTTTCTTAGCAGGCATAATGGCAATTTATGCTATCAGTGGCGTGTTACTCATTTTTCGCCCCACCGATTTCCTGAAATTCGATAAAACTGAAGTCCGTCAGTTGTCTCTAGACTTGAACGGAAAACAGGTAGCATCAAAAATTAAGGTGAAAGGTTTAAAGGTGGTTGAAGAGAATGACACCCAAGTTGTGTTAAATATGGGTACCTATGACAAGGCAGACGGTGTCGCTACTATTACCCGTAAAGACTACCCTCTTGTGCTGGCAAAAATGGTTAAGCTTCACAAGGCGACGAATAACAGCCCATTATTTTGGTTGAACATTAGCTTTGGCGTTGCGCTTTTGTTTTTCGTCATCTCTGCATTTTTGATGTTTATGCCTAAGCTGCCTATGTATAAAAACGGGCTTAAAATAGCGGGATTAGGTGCAGTAGTGGCTGTACTTGTAGTGATGTTCGGCTCATAA